From one Larimichthys crocea isolate SSNF chromosome XVIII, L_crocea_2.0, whole genome shotgun sequence genomic stretch:
- the trim13 gene encoding tripartite motif-containing 13, which produces MEQLEEELTCPICCGLFEDPRVLLCSHSFCKKCLDGLLEGNRGPAFRTPFKCPTCRKESPHNGANSLQINYSLRGIVEKYSKIRVMPKMSVCKQHRGQPLNIFCATDLKLICGFCATTDDHKGHKFSSLEEAYEREKEAFEELLRGVESWQSADILSCLETLQASKKKALQSVTKDAEEVTDYFDRLISAIEGKKNEILSDFETLKLVVLQAYDPEITKLSAAVEEHQRALSIAESFRSVSDPLCFLQQMQEFREKLGILKETLPPSRKDMDVGLPVRNFDVKKWDSLRLREVDKISVPHGCGGGSHRARGSRMTARRCFTLFLSLLLLLLMQTHYARSQIQPFLAEVSTHLTHAGAHLRGITDTCTSLLGAGQDSVVNLIDSAVSFIGSWKLF; this is translated from the coding sequence ATGGAGCAGCTCGAAGAGGAACTAACGTGCCCGATCTGCTGCGGTCTCTTCGAGGACCCGCGGGTTTTGTTGTGCTCGCACAGCTTTTGCAAGAAATGCCTGGACGGACTGTTGGAGGGGAACCGAGGTCCGGCTTTCAGGACGCCTTTCAAATGTCCAACATGCCGCAAAGAGAGCCCGCACAACGGCGCAAACAGCCTGCAGATCAACTACTCCCTGCGCGGGATAGTGGAGAAGTACAGCAAAATAAGGGTCATGCCCAAAATGTCTGTTTGCAAACAGCACCGCGGGCAGCCTCTCAACATATTTTGCGCCACCGACTTGAAACTCATCTGTGGCTTTTGCGCAACGACAGATGACCACAAAGGGCATAAATTCAGCTCCCTGGAGGAGGCGTACGAGCGAGAGAAGGAGGCGTTTGAAGAGCTGCTGCGCGGGGTGGAGAGCTGGCAGAGCGCAGACATCCTGTCCTGCCTGGAGACACTACAAGCCAGTAAGAAAAAAGCGCTTCAGTCGGTGACCAAGGACGCGGAGGAGGTAACAGACTATTTCGACAGACTCATCAGTGCCATCGAAGGCAAAAAGAACGAGATCCTGTCCGATTTCGAGACGCTGAAGCTGGTGGTGCTGCAAGCGTACGACCCAGAGATCACCAAGCTGAGCGCGGCGGTGGAGGAGCACCAGCGGGCGCTCAGCATCGCCGAGTCCTTCAGGAGCGTCTCCGACCCCCTGTGCTTCCTGCAGCAGATGCAGGAGTTTCGGGAGAAGTTGGGGATCCTCAAGGAGACTCTGCCGCCCTCTCGTAAAGACATGGACGTCGGTCTTCCCGTGCGTAATTTCGACGTTAAAAAGTGGGACTCGCTCCGGCTCCGAGAAGTGGACAAGATCTCAGTCCCCCACGGGTGTGGCGGCGGCTCCCACCGAGCGAGGGGCTCACGGATGACAGCCCGCAGATGTTTCACCTTATTCCTgagtttgctgctgctgctcctgatgCAGACACACTACGCGCGCTCACAGATCCAACCATTCCTCGCCGAGGTCTCCACGCACCTTACCCACGCTGGCGCGCACCTGCGGGGGATAACTGACACGTGCACGAGTTTACTGGGTGCAGGTCAGGACTCTGTCGTGAACCTGATAGACTCCGCTGTCAGTTTTATTGGCAGCTGGaagttgttttaa